A stretch of Natronococcus sp. CG52 DNA encodes these proteins:
- a CDS encoding lipoate--protein ligase family protein, giving the protein MTALADREWRLITDDAREGATQMALEEVAARTALEDDLRTVRVYSWEPSTLSLGYRQEPESVDWEYCEREEIDVTRRQTGGGGIYHDRYADISYTIVAPADEVPGDLMDCYALFCEPILEAFDRMGIDADFAAAEQESIYYPSCYLRDINPAHDVVAPASAGADAKKISGNAQYRQRDVVIQHGSLSYDLEPGHHVGVFDTDVTPETFAGRVTSIREQAGIDRDTAVETIADSLRDWCDAVDGDWQEDELEAARALADRKFGTDAWVRNREVLEADGQ; this is encoded by the coding sequence ATGACAGCGCTTGCCGACCGCGAGTGGCGGCTCATCACCGACGACGCCCGCGAGGGGGCGACACAGATGGCGCTCGAGGAGGTCGCCGCCAGAACGGCCCTCGAGGACGACCTGCGGACGGTTCGGGTCTACTCGTGGGAGCCGAGTACCCTCTCGCTGGGGTACCGGCAGGAGCCCGAATCGGTCGACTGGGAGTACTGCGAGCGGGAGGAGATCGACGTCACGCGCAGACAGACCGGCGGCGGCGGAATCTACCACGATCGGTACGCCGACATCTCGTACACGATCGTCGCACCGGCCGACGAGGTTCCCGGGGATCTGATGGACTGTTACGCCCTGTTCTGCGAGCCGATTCTCGAGGCGTTCGACCGGATGGGAATCGACGCGGACTTCGCCGCCGCGGAGCAGGAGTCGATCTACTACCCCTCCTGCTACCTCCGAGACATCAATCCTGCACACGACGTCGTCGCACCCGCGAGTGCTGGCGCGGACGCGAAGAAGATCAGCGGCAACGCCCAGTATCGCCAGCGCGACGTCGTGATTCAGCACGGTTCGTTGAGCTACGACCTCGAGCCCGGCCACCACGTCGGCGTATTCGACACCGACGTCACGCCGGAGACGTTTGCCGGTCGGGTGACCAGCATCCGCGAGCAAGCGGGTATCGACCGCGACACCGCCGTCGAGACGATCGCCGACTCGCTTCGGGACTGGTGTGACGCCGTGGACGGTGACTGGCAGGAGGACGAACTCGAGGCCGCTCGCGCTCTCGCCGACCGGAAGTTCGGGACCGACGCCTGGGTCCGGAATCGGGAGGTGCTCGAGGCGGACGGCCAGTAG